Proteins encoded together in one Telopea speciosissima isolate NSW1024214 ecotype Mountain lineage chromosome 4, Tspe_v1, whole genome shotgun sequence window:
- the LOC122660001 gene encoding glycine-rich RNA-binding protein GRP1A-like, whose translation MASADVEFRCFVGGLAWATDDQALEKAFSQYGDIIESKIISDRETGRSRGFGFVTFRDEQAMRDAIEGMNGQRLDGRNITVNQAQNRGSSGGGGGGGYRSSGGGYGGGGGGYGGGGGGYGGGGGGYGGRRDGGGYSRNGGDGGGYSRNGGDGGGYSRNGGGGYSRGGDRGYGDGGSRYSRGSGASDGNWRN comes from the exons ATGGCTTCTGCAGATGTTGAGTTTCGATGCTTCGTTGGCGGTCTCGCATGGGCGACCGATGATCAAGCCTTAGAGAAGGCTTTCAGTCAGTACGGCGACATTATTGAATCAAAG ATCATCAGTGATCGTGAGACTGGGAGATCTAGAGGCTTTGGATTTGTGACTTTCCGTGATGAGCAGGCGATGAGGGACGCCATCGAAGGGATGAATGGTCAACGTCTCGACGGTCGTAATATTACCGTCAATCAGGCGCAGAACAGGGGAagcagtggtggtggaggtggtggtggttacCGCAGTAGTGGCGGTGGTTAcggtggcggcggcggtggatatggtggcggcggtggtggatatggtggaggtggtggtggataTGGAGGTAGACGTGATGGCGGTGGTTACAGTCgcaacggtggtgatggtggtggttaCAGTCGCAACGGTGGTGATGGCGGTGGTTACAGTCGCAACGGTGGTGGTGGGTACAGCCGCGGTGGTGACCGTGGTTATGGAGACGGTGGATCTCGTTATTCGAGGGGTAGCGGTGCCTCTGATGGCAACTGGAGGAATTAG